A single genomic interval of Coccidioides posadasii str. Silveira chromosome 1, complete sequence harbors:
- a CDS encoding uncharacterized protein (EggNog:ENOG410PP10~COG:Q): protein MVIPEIKALLPNTAATGGNQEPLDVILIGIESHVCVTQTALDLLALGHRVYLVWDAVSSCNAEERNVAMARLRDAGAIVTTSESILFEVMADAKVQGFKEVSGLVKETGEDTKKALGAFCAKI, encoded by the coding sequence ATGGTGATTCCGGAGATCAAGGCTCTGCTGCCCAATACCGCTGCCACAGGAGGTAACCAGGAGCCTCTCGATGTCATCCTGATTGGAATCGAGTCGCACGTTTGCGTCACACAGACAGCCTTGGATCTATTGGCCCTAGGCCATAGGGTGTATTTGGTCTGGGATGCTGTGAGCAGCTGCAATGCTGAGGAGAGGAATGTGGCGATGGCGCGACTGAGAGATGCTGGGGCAATTGTGACGACGAGTGAGAGTATTTTGTTTGAGGTTATGGCGGATGCGAAGGTCCAAGGATTCAAGGAGGTCAGTGGGCTGGTAAAAGAGACTGGTGAGGACACGAAAAAGGCCCTGGGGGCCTTTTGCGCAAAGATTTAA
- a CDS encoding uncharacterized protein (EggNog:ENOG410PS5F~COG:S): protein MSYNDNGNYGRSTSGYGGNDSSYASSRRDDDYGSSGRGSSHGGSRGDGTYGSSRRDDDDNSYSNSGRAGMSGSYGSSNKRDDDSYDSSRRDDNDTYGSSGRTSGNNSYGPKTRNDDTYGSSGRTGGSDSYGSGRRDNNKSYGSSGYSGSDNYGSNKKHDNDTYGSSGRTGGDNTYSSNRHDNGSYGSNNRDKDTSYGSSGYGSSKKDSDDSYGSSKRDNDKDSYGSSGYGSSKRGNDTHGSSGYSGSTSYSSSKRDDNDSYGRRDNDSSYGSSRYGSGKKDDNPYGSSKRDNDTYGSSGYSGSTSYGSGKKDDNNSYGSSGYSGNTSYGSSKRDDSYGSNTRDNKYSSSGYGSGHRDDDRNESMTSKILHRVGDVIVDKISDRIEGKGK from the exons ATGTCTTACAACGATAACGGCAACTAT GGTCGGAGCACCAGCGGCTATGGAGGCAATGACAGTTCATATGCC TCTTCCCGTCGTGATGACGACTACGGT TCTTCCGGCCGCGGAAGCTCCCACGGG GGCTCTCGTGGAGATGGTACCTATGGGTCCAGCAGGAgagacgacgacgacaatTCATATTCAAACTCCGGCCGTGCTGGAATGAGCGGAAGCTACGGATCTAGCAACAAACGTGATGATGATTCCTACGACTCATCACGCCGTGATGACAATGATACGTACGGATCCTCTGGCCGTACCAGCGGGAACAATTCCTATGGTCCTAAAACGAGAAATGATGACACCTACGGATCGTCTGGCCGAACTGGTGGCTCTGATTCCTATGGATCCGGTCGACGTGACAATAATAAGTCCTATGGATCATCCGGATATTCTGGAAGCGACAATTACGGCTCTAACAAGAAGCACGACAATGATACATATGGATCTTCAGGTCGCACTGGTGGCGATAATACGTACTCCTCGAACCGTCATGATAACGGCTCCTACGGGTCTAATAATCGCGACAAGGACACTTCCTACGGCTCGTCTGGCTATGGGTCTAGCAAGAAAGATAGTGATGATTCATATGGTTCCAGCAAACGTGACAATGACAAGGACTCCTATGGTTCATCCGGCTATGGGTCTAGTAAACGCGGCAACGATACACACGGATCGTCCGGATATTCGGGAAGCACTTCCTACAGCTCTAGCAAGAGAGATGACAACGATTCCTACGGCAGACGCGATAATGATTCTTCATACGGGTCATCTAGGTACGGCTCCGGCAAGAAGGATGATAATCCTTACGGATCTAGCAAACGCGATAATGATACGTATGGGTCATCCGGATATTCAGGAAGTACCAGCTATGGTTCCGGCAAAAAAGATGATAACAACAGCTATGGCTCCTCGGGCTATTCCGGGAATACCAGCTACGGATCTAGCAAGAGAGATGATTCATACGGGTCTAACACCCGTGACAATAAGTACAGCTCGTCAGGCTATGGGAGCGGGCACCGTGACGATGACAGGAACG AGTCCATGACAAGCAAGATCCTGCACAGAGTGGGTGATGTGATTGTAGACAAGATCAGTGACAGGATTGAAGGAAAGGGGAAATGA
- a CDS encoding uncharacterized protein (EggNog:ENOG410PMS4~COG:I~BUSCO:12964at33183), which yields MSTDRSLDGAAAPCPMSITFDQFIIFGDSITQGASSQEKGFTFQPALQDVYIRRLDVINRGFSGYTSPQGLTALGQFFPPVEKDKVRLMTIFFGANDAVLPPYDQHVPLEKYQQSLRGIITHKAVNAQKTKLLLLTPPPVNEYQLESYGRESGYSTLTRKAQVTKLYADACREVGKSLDTPVVDIWSAFMKEAGWTEGEPLAGSKDAPPNKKLAELLCDGYKVMYAETMKVIREEYPEEAPEKLPILFPPRLEAPGS from the exons ATGTCCACGGACCGCTCTCTGGACGGCGCTGCTGCTCCGTGTCCAATGTCCATCACTTTCGATCAGTTCATTATTTTCGGGGATTCCATCACTCAGGGAGCCTCGTCTCAGGAGAAAGGCTTTACGTTTCAGCCGGCTCTTCAAGATG TGTATATAAGGCGCCTCGATGTCATCAACCGTGGATTTAG CGGATACACATCCCCGCAGGGCTTGACTGCCTTAGGCCAGTTTTTCCCGCCAGTTGAGAAAGACAAAGTCCGGCTTATG ACTATCTTCTTCGGCGCAAACGACGCAGTTTTGCCCCCCTATGACCAACATGTTCCACTGGAAAAGTACCAGCAAAGCTTGAGGGGTATTATCACTCATAAAGCGGTGAATGCGCAGAAAACCAAGCTCCTTTTGCTTACGCCGCCGCCAGTAAACGAATATCAACTTGAATCCTACGGTCGTGAAAGTGGTTATTCAACCCTCACGAGAAAGGCGCAAGTCACAAAACTATACGCGGATGCCTGTCGTGAAGTAGGAAAATCGTTGGATACCCCCGTGGTAGATATCTGGTCTGCCTTTATGAAAGAGGCTGGTTGGACCGAAGGCGAACCATTGGCCGGGTCGAAGGATGCGCCGCCCAACAAGAAACTTGCCGAGTTGTTGTGTGATG GCTACAAAGTCATGTATGCTGAAACCATGAAAGTAATACGGGAAGAGTATCCAGAAGAAGCGCCAGAGAAGCTACCGATCCTCTTCCCACCGCGGCTCGAAGCCCCCGGGAGTTGA
- a CDS encoding uncharacterized protein (EggNog:ENOG410PMS4~COG:I~BUSCO:12964at33183) — translation MSTDRSLDGAAAPCPMSITFDQFIIFGDSITQGASSQEKGFTFQPALQDVYIRRLDVINRGFSGYTSPQGLTALGQFFPPVEKDKVRLMTIFFGANDAVLPPYDQHVPLEKYQQSLRGIITHKAVNAQKTKLLLLTPPPVNEYQLESYGRESGYSTLTRKAQVTKLYADACREVGKSLDTPVVDIWSAFMKEAGWTEGEPLAGSKDAPPNKKLAELLCDGLHFTSEGYKVMYAETMKVIREEYPEEAPEKLPILFPPRLEAPGS, via the exons ATGTCCACGGACCGCTCTCTGGACGGCGCTGCTGCTCCGTGTCCAATGTCCATCACTTTCGATCAGTTCATTATTTTCGGGGATTCCATCACTCAGGGAGCCTCGTCTCAGGAGAAAGGCTTTACGTTTCAGCCGGCTCTTCAAGATG TGTATATAAGGCGCCTCGATGTCATCAACCGTGGATTTAG CGGATACACATCCCCGCAGGGCTTGACTGCCTTAGGCCAGTTTTTCCCGCCAGTTGAGAAAGACAAAGTCCGGCTTATG ACTATCTTCTTCGGCGCAAACGACGCAGTTTTGCCCCCCTATGACCAACATGTTCCACTGGAAAAGTACCAGCAAAGCTTGAGGGGTATTATCACTCATAAAGCGGTGAATGCGCAGAAAACCAAGCTCCTTTTGCTTACGCCGCCGCCAGTAAACGAATATCAACTTGAATCCTACGGTCGTGAAAGTGGTTATTCAACCCTCACGAGAAAGGCGCAAGTCACAAAACTATACGCGGATGCCTGTCGTGAAGTAGGAAAATCGTTGGATACCCCCGTGGTAGATATCTGGTCTGCCTTTATGAAAGAGGCTGGTTGGACCGAAGGCGAACCATTGGCCGGGTCGAAGGATGCGCCGCCCAACAAGAAACTTGCCGAGTTGTTGTGTGATG GGCTTCATTTCACCTCGGAAGGCTACAAAGTCATGTATGCTGAAACCATGAAAGTAATACGGGAAGAGTATCCAGAAGAAGCGCCAGAGAAGCTACCGATCCTCTTCCCACCGCGGCTCGAAGCCCCCGGGAGTTGA
- a CDS encoding uncharacterized protein (BUSCO:299330at4751~EggNog:ENOG410PFQI~COG:J~BUSCO:10971at33183), translated as MARDTELSANERSFILEALHNNVRLDGRALDQFRPLNLTFGDEYGHVKVQLGRTSVIVRISAEVTAPRPERDSDGIFTVSIELNDMALPGFETGRQSDLETQLSRTLDKIVRRSNALDTESLCIAKGLSCWNVRADVHIVDADGGLVDICCLAIMAGLLHFRIPESTVSDGKVTVYSPEEKVPVPLNLTKVPLSITFNLYDEGKITLMDATSSEEAVSEGAVIIALDKTGEIALYTKAEGTPADPLNMVACSTAALAKVRDLNALVQKRLGEDSKKRDQKGLRAESSAANER; from the exons ATGGCCAGGGATACAGAGCTCTCGGCAAACGAACGCTCATTTATTCTTGAGGCCTTGCATAACAATGTGCGCCTTGACGGTCGAGCCTTGGATCAATTTCGTCCCCTCAACCTTACCTTTGGCGACGAGTATGGGCACGTGAAGGTCCAGCTCGGGAGGACGAG TGTAATTGTTCGCATATCCGCCGAAGTGACAGCACCCCGCCCCGAGCGAGACAGCGATGGCATTTTTACTGTGTCTATTGAACTGAATGATATGGCTCTCCCGGGATTCGAGACAGGGCG aCAATCGGACTTGGAGACGCAACTCTCCCGTACGCTAGACAAAATTGTGCGTCGATCGAATGCTCTGGACACAGAATCATTGTGCATAGCGAAGGGTCTAAGCTGCTGGAACGTCCGAGCGGATGTTCACATCGTTGACGCCGATGGCGGCTTGGTGGACATTTGCTGCCTTGCCATCATGGCTGGACTTCTCCATTTCCGCATCCCTGAGTCGACCGTCAGTGATGGGAAGGTAACTGTTTATTCTCCCGAAGAGAAAGTGCCGGTGCCTCTTAATCTCACGAAGGTGCCATTATCCATAACCTTCAACCTGTATGATGAAGGCAAAATCACGCTCATGGATGCAACTTCAAGCGAGGAGGCTGTTAGCGAGGGTGCTGTCATTATCGCCTTGGACAAAACGGGCGAAATAGCCCTCTACACGAAAGCTGAAGGAACACCTGCAGACCCCCTAAACATGGTTGCTTGCTCTACGGCCGCTTTGGCGAAGGTCAGAGATCTGAACGCCCTTGTTCAAAAGAGGTTAGGAGAGGATTCGAAGAAGCGGGATCAAAAGGGACTGCGTGCTGAGTCGAGCGCAGCGAATGAGAGATGA
- the DFR1 gene encoding dihydrofolate reductase (EggNog:ENOG410PPTW~COG:H~BUSCO:13743at33183) produces MSPHCPSAFANSAKLPPLTLVVATTPVTSHTNPSISRLGIGNCGTLPWPRIKSDMSFFARITTRPPAAAQPQLHTPNALNAVIMGRKTYDSLPSRFRPLPKRLNVIITRDESGMVCERAAAEWKAARKREWEKAQEKKDEFRTESKSCSSTEKNDSIEELEKETPDVLVSNGIGSALLALRDSFNPFSQNGRRSLGNVLVIGGAEIYASSLKLDPTGLGCKMRIVMTDVRRPTSEAEKNDPSRSSNGFECDTFFPIDNLDGNDEWRRASAGEVSEWVGEAVPEGWVWDQDIALRFLGYERR; encoded by the coding sequence ATGTCTCCCCATTGCCCCTCAGCATTCGCAAACTCCGCAAAACTACCGCCGCTTACGCTTGTCGTCGCAACAACACCAGTCACCTCCCATACAAACCCCAGTATTTCTCGCCTTGGAATCGGGAATTGTGGAACACTTCCATGGCCTCGCATAAAGTCTGACATGAGCTTTTTTGCACGTATAACGACGCGCCCGCCTGCCGCAGCCCAACCCCAGCTCCATACCCCTAACGCCCTAAATGCGGTGATAATGGGAAGGAAAACATATGATTCCCTCCCTAGCAGATTTCGACCACTTCCGAAACGGTTGAATGTTATTATAACGCGCGACGAGTCGGGAATGGTATGCGAGCGGGCGGCAGCAGAGTGGAAGGCTGCGAGAAAAAGAGAGTGGGAAAAAGCGcaggagaagaaagatgaatttAGGACAGAGTCCAAGAGCTGTTCGTCTACGGAGAAAAATGATTCAATCGAGGAATTGGAGAAGGAAACCCCTGATGTCCTTGTGTCTAATGGTATCGGATCTGCTCTTCTCGCCCTACGAGATAGCTTCAACCCTTTTTCCCAGAATGGTCGACGAAGTCTCGGGAATGTCCTTGTGATTGGCGGCGCCGAGATATACGCATCCTCTTTAAAACTAGATCCCACTGGCCTAGGTTGCAAAATGAGGATTGTCATGACAGATGTCCGTCGGCCTACTTCGGAAGCCGAGAAAAACGATCCATCACGATCCAGCAATGGCTTTGAATGCGATACTTTCTTTCCAATTGATAACCTAGATGGAAACGATGAGTGGAGACGGGCTTCTGCGGGCGAAGTATCAGAGTGGGTTGGCGAAGCGGTTCCAGAAGGCTGGGTATGGGATCAAGACATTGCTCTTCGCTTCCTCGGGTATGAGCGAAGGTGA
- a CDS encoding uncharacterized protein (EggNog:ENOG410PTCK~COG:S) has product MQKYIIPNNGKTAQSPEYSSPSIGLKMDPQQPTSKAFQNRINADIAQLLQRFENIMAAATVDNPSHTASAIETYQLDVESTALVRAVEDILALTRTMKELWLFGKLDMLGEDERDVRRREQLDKDVEMVKKAIDERLLKFLSQSLSRI; this is encoded by the exons ATGCAAAAGTACATCATCCCGAACAATGGAAAAACGGCTCAGAGTCCTGAATACTCTAGCCCTTCAATTGGTCTCAAAATGGATCCGCAGCAGCCGACATCCAAAGCATTCCAAA ACCGTATAAACGCGGACATCGCCCAACTTCTCCAGCGATTCGAAAATATCATGGCTGCTGCCACG GTGGATAATCCCAGCCATACAGCCTCGGCCATAGAAACATATCAGCTTGACGTGGAATCAACTGCTCTT GTCCGCGCTGTGGAGGACATCTTGGCCTTGACCAGAACCATGAAAGAACTATGGCTTTTCGGAAAATTGGATATGTTGGGCGAAGATGAGAGGGATGTAAGGAGGAGAGAGCAGCTAGACAAGGATGTGGAAATGGTGAAGAAAGCCATTGATGAACGGCTGCTGAAGTTTCTTTCACAGTCACTTTCAAGAATTTAG
- a CDS encoding uncharacterized protein (EggNog:ENOG410PKPH~COG:S~BUSCO:7184at33183), whose amino-acid sequence MDAQYPFASREDIWRVHEEIKDLYATQLEHGERIAKLERRRDDDARMKSLWGPFSPFPSTVSNPPVQESTYNSPSEPFKGFDQGHQHNPANNLILENEEDTRRGASRANSVRFDESSMHGYYNHANRSASELAPMRTASGLGGHPLTERSLSHRSDGNKSSSGQSHRTFSLGYDNARADGSTTGTTMTPPPGLFILGPVPCIIRCWLTTHFSNDSLLYAAICSGSHSSAISQRMIQKLALEGDIADKDGARCIKLPVYFPEASICQSSSRAGSPAPHLPAITVQFMVREARPDDDKTIQIFIGSDVLRLHNADILFSRDKLLIVDDERNRISVPLVRPESQEVFKTLSTVPQSHLSPVCETNGNGGGNHALGYENGDTGMTSKPSQFNLPLRTSTDPIISQSRRSAHFADNQDDHGPDEVHTKSTADEKAPEKSSKAEGTGVWGPWRRDQPVNKSEPSPYLATYQRNVRTRNMKVLKPSKPLSSSRQVSGGTASSGGEPSSSGSLDGGSKAANGDLRSENPWNRARSSNPVGGASAFGWLNSGQGKPAAGGTD is encoded by the exons ATGGATGCGCAGTATCCTTTCGCGTCGAGAGAAGATATCTGGCGCGTCCACGAGGAAATCAAGGATCTCTACGCCACCCAGCTAGAGCACGGAGAACGGATCGCAAAATTAGAGCGCCGCAGGGACGATGATGCCCGCATGAAAAGTCTTTGGGGCCcattttctccttttccttctACTGTTAGCAATCCCCCGGTTCAAG AATCCACATATAACTCACCATCCGAGCCGTTCAAAGGATTCGACCAAGGGCATCAGCATAACCCGGCCAACAATCTGATCCTAGAAAACGAGGAGGACACGAGGCGAGGTGCTTCAAGAGCGAATAGTGTGCGGTTCGACGAAAGCTCCATGCACGGGTATTATAACCACGCCAACCGATCCGCTTCCGAACTTGCTCCCATGAGAACCGCAAGTGGATTGGGAGGTCACCCACTTACCGAGCGCTCGCTTTCCCATCGGTCAGACGGCAATAAGAGTTCCTCTGGACAGTCGCATCGCACATTCAGCCTAGGCTATGATAATGCTCGAGCGGATGGGTCCACGACAGGAACAACCATGACCCCGCCTCCTGGACTTTTCATATTGGGCCCCGTTCCTTGCATTATCCGATGCTGGCTCACGACCCACTTCTCGAACGACTCCTTGCTATATGCTGCGATTTGTAGTGGATCGCACTCTTCTGCAATCAGTCAGCGTATGATCCAGAAACTGGCGCTCGAAGGGGACATCGCAGATAAAGATGGTGCGCGGTGTATCAAGCTGCCTGTATATTTCCCAGAGGCGAGTATTTGCCAGTCGTCCTCCCGCGCTGGAAGCCCTGCTCCACACCTCCCGGCCATTACGGTCCAGTTCATGGTTCGTGAGGCACGCCCAGACGATGACAAGACTATCCAAATCTTCATCGGCAGCGATGTTTTGCGCCTCCATAATGCGGACATCTTGTTCTCCCGAGACAAACTGCTTATTGTAGACGATGAACGAAATAGGATTTCTGTGCCGCTCGTCCGTCCTGAAAGCCAGGAGGTGTTTAAAACTTTATCAACCGTCCCGCAATCGCATCTTTCACCTGTTTGCGAAACTAATGGTAATGGAGGTGGCAACCACGCCCTCGGATACGAAAATGGTGATACAGGGATGACAAGCAAGCCGAGCCAGTTCAATCTGCCGCTTCGAACATCGACTGACCCCATTATTTCCCAATCAAGGCGCTCTGCTCATTTTGCGGATAATCAGGACGACCATGGTCCCGATGAAGTGCACACGAAATCTACCGCGGATGAGAAAGCTCCGGAAAAGTCTTCAAAGGCTGAAGGCACCGGCGTCTGGGGACCTTGGAGACGTGATCAGCCGGTCAACAAAAGCGAGCCAAGTCCCTATTTGGCTACCTATCAGCGGAATGTCCGAACACGGAATATGAAGGTGCTGAAACCATCTAAACCACTTTCATCATCACGCCAAGTTTCTGGTGGCACTGCGTCGTCCGGTGGAGAACCATCGTCCAGCGGTTCTCTGGATGGCGGTAGCAAGGCTGCGAATGGCGATTTAAGGTCTGAAAACCCGTGGAATAGAGCTCGCAGTTCGAATCCCGTTGGTGGTGCCTCTGCGTTTGGCTGGCTCAATTCCGGCCAGGGAAAGCCGGCTGCCGGTGGTACTGACTGA
- the CWC15 gene encoding complexed with cef1p (BUSCO:488426at4751~EggNog:ENOG410PN2P~COG:A~BUSCO:15073at33183) → MTTAHRPTFDPARGKEALRGPAYHQRLLPAHTHLKVRKPGQGGDADTEVRDLRAELLKAEAAHFAKKAGIPENKAPAPSIDAQTPKHLLENGSDSGDPIAAEDFEAKRRRILEETRDIDADSDADESESSEEDSDDEEDETAELMRELEKIKRERAVQKEKEEQEKAAKEQEQREYDIARGNPLLNPQDFNVKRRWDDDVVFKNQARGTENKGQKEFVNDLLRSDFHKRFMSKYVK, encoded by the exons ATGACAACAG CACATCGACCAACGTTTGACCCT GCCCGGGGAAAAGAAGCACTACGAGGACCCGCCTATCATCAACGACTCCTTCCGGCACATACTCACCTGAAAGTTCG GAAACCAGGACAAGGCGGCGATGCAGATACCGAAGTTCGCGATCTTAGAGCAGAGCTTTTGAAGGCGGAAGCGGCCCATTTTGCGAAAAAGGCTGGTATCCCAGAAAACAAGGCCCCAGCTCCGTCGATAGACGCACAGACCCCAAAACACCTTCTAGAAAATGGCTCGGATAGTGGAGATCCTATAGCAGCCGAAGATTTTGAAGCAAAACGCCGTAGGATATTAGAGGAGACTCGGGATATTGATGCGGACTCGGATGCGGATGAGAGTGAGAGCAGTGAAGAGGATAG tgatgatgaggaggatgaaaCAGCAGAGTTAATGAGGGAATTGGAGAAGATCAAGCGAGAAAGGGCTGTGcaaaaggagaaagag GAACAGGAAAAGGCGGCAAAAGAACAGGAGCAGCGCGAATACGATATTGCAAGGGGAAATCCCTTGCTAAACCCCCAAGATTTCAATGTGAAAAGGCGCTGGGATGATGATGTCGTTTTCAAGAATCAGGCGCGAGGCACAGAAAACAAAGGACAAAAGGAGTTTGTTAAC GATTTACTACGATCCGACTTCCATAAACGGTTTATG TCTAAATATGTTAAATAA
- a CDS encoding uncharacterized protein (EggNog:ENOG410PFDT~COG:P~TransMembrane:10 (i174-201o256-276i360-377o383-399i411-435o447-464i485-505o525-543i582-603o609-633i)~BUSCO:1606at33183), with amino-acid sequence MARSTSSPSRSLAERRIDDDVDDESSALLPVTSPPSPSTLRRGHGIQFTGLDRPSRRSQDMGERSSLLGGDHTQRSYTTIPSSTRPDAFFRHNSAAGSVRMSKNHSRANSQATKFGPNGAVEWSNSPLSQEETRFSDNRVWYDQFTSTDWVHDTIADGIRLRELRSRRDIRGRFLAWLDGAQGWILVAVIGIVTACFAYFVDVTERALYDLKEGFCTDNWFSSKHHCCLGEDDCSSWSTWADIFRLPKAENAWVDFLAFVAWAVILATASCLLTLLTKTVVPSSISLSTLDEDLAAGGAGSSADVFSRNDGKAGSDASVTDFEESAPPMVYYSAAGSGVAEVKVILSGFVIHGYLGMKTLIIKTLALVLSVASGLSVGKEGPYVHIATAIGNICCRIFSKYQHNDGKRREVLSASAASGVGVAFGAPIGGVLFSLEEVSYYFPPKTLFRTFFCCIVAALSLKFLNPYGTGKIVLFQVHYVSDWEIFEVALFMILGALGGAAGALFIKASKIWAQSFRKIPAIKRWPMLEVILVALLTGIMSWWNRYTKLAVSELLFELASPCDYAQASNTGLCPTKEEIPQVIRYLIIAFVIKAFLTIVTFGIKVPAGIYVPSMVVGGMMGRIVGHIAQYFVVHYPNFFLFGSCPSSRGPLACVNPGVYALIAAGSTMCGVTRLSVTLVVILFELTGSLDHVLPFSLAILCAKWTANAMEPLSIYDLLTDMNSYPYLDNNLNPITDAELGEIVPSVRKSRIIDITESPLVPASELRTKLDILLRGGELDSGLPILRDSILVGFIPAPELEFALDKLETEDAMCLMSMHSTWAGWSSVEEQEGFEPTDFTPYIDPSPVALDVHSPINLVYQCFVKLGLRYMCVLRDGKYAGLVHKKWFVKFMKETHKSEEA; translated from the exons ATGGCGCGTTCAACTTCTTCACCTTCGCGGTCGCTGGCCGAACGTCGGATAGACGACGATGTGGACGACGAATCCTCAGCCCTCCTACCCGTAACTTCCCCTCCGTCGCCGTCGACCCTTCGACGTGGCCACGGCATTCAGTTCACCGGATTAGATCGACCCTCGAGACGCTCACAGGACATGGGCGAGAGATCGAGCCTCCTAGGTGGCGATCATACACAACGCTCCTATACCACGATACCGTCTTCGACGCGGCCGGATGCTTTCTTCAGGCATAACAGTGCGGCTGGAAGTGTTCGGATGTCAAAAAATCATAGCCGTGCAAACTCCCAAGCTACAAAATTTGGCCCTAATGGTGCGGTTGAATGGTCCAACAGCCCTCTTTCACAGGAGGAGACCCGATTTTCAGACAATCGGGTTTGGTACGATCAGTTTACGTCCACTGACTGGGTCCATGATACCATCGCCGACGGAATACGTCTCCGCGAGCTGAGAAGCCGAAGGGATATCCGTGGTCGATTTTTGGCTTGGCTGGACGGTGCCCAAGGATGGATTCTCGTCGCTGTCATTGGTATCGTGACCGCTTGTTTTGCATACTTCGTGGATGTGACCGAAAGGGCTCTATATGACCTGAAGGAAGGCTTTTGCACAGACAACTGGTTCTCCAGTAAGCATCACTGCTGTCTTGGCGAAGATGACTGCTCATCTTGGAGTACGTGGGCCGATATATTCCGGCTTCCAAAAGCAGAAAATGCTTGGGTAGACTTTCTTGCCTTCGTCGCCTGGGCTGTTATTCTGGCTACTGCATCCTGCCTTCTTACTCTTCTCACCAAGACAGTTGTTCCATCTTCAATTTCGCTCTCCACACTTGACGAAGATTTGGCTGCAGGAGGAGCTGGTTCTTCAGCAGATGTTTTCAGCCGAAATGACGGCAAAGCTGGCTCAGATGCTAGCGTAACCGATTTTGAAGAATCTGCACCGCCAATGGTCTACTATTCCGCGGCAGGCAGTGGAGTTGCAGAGGTCAAAGTCATTCTTAGTGGCTTTGTTATTCATGGTTATCTTGGAATGAAAACATTAATCATAAAGACTCTAGCCCTGGTTCTTAGCGTTGCATCTGGTTTGAGTGTTGGCAAGGAAGGTCCTTATGTGCATATTGCCACTGCTATTGGCAATATTTGTTGTCGGATATTTTCAAAGTATCAGCATAATGACGGCAAACGGCGTGAAGTTTTGAGCGCGAGTGCCGCCAGTGGTGTTGGTGTTGCTTTTGGAGCTCCAATTGGAGGCGTTCTATTCAGTTTGGAGGAAGTTAG CTATTATTTCCCTCCTAAGACCCTTTTTCGAACATTTTTCTGCTGTATT GTTGCCGCCCTCTCCCTAAAATTTTTAAACCCATACGGTACCGGAAAGATTGTATTGTTTCAAGTACACTACGTCTCAGACTGGGAAATATTTGAAGTTGCATTGTTTATGATTCTTGGTGCGCTTGGTGGAGCTGCGGGAGCGCTCTTTATCAAAGCATCAAAAATTTGGGCTCAGTCATTTCGAAAGATTCCAGCTATCAAGCGATGGCCAATGCTGGAAGTAATTCTAGTCGCGTTATTAACCGGTATTATGAGTTGGTGGAACCGATATACGAAATTGGCAGTATCTGAGCTCCTTTTCGAGCTCGCAAGTCCCTGCGATTACGCCCAGGCAAGCAATACAGGGTTATGTCCGACGAAGGAAGAAATCCCACAAGTAATTCGCTACCTTATTATCGCCTTTGTTATCAAGGCCTTCCTGACGATTGTGACGTTTGGCATTAAGGTACCAGCTGGTATCTATGTGCCGTCAATGGTTGTCGGAGGGATGATGGGCAGGATCGTGGGCCACATTGCCCAATATTTTGTTGTTCACTATCCAaatttcttcctttttgGAAGCTGCCCAAGCTCTCGAGGCCCTCTAGCGTGCGTTAACCCTGGAGTATATGCCCTTATTGCAGCGGGTTCCACGATGTGCGGCGTGACTAGACTGTCTGTGACCCTAGTTGTGATTTTGTTTGAATTAACCGGTAGCCTTGATCACGTACTTCCGTTCTCTCTTGCGATTTTatgtgcgaaatggacggCGAACGCAATGGAGCCTCTGAGTATCTAC GACCTCCTAACGGACATGAACTCTTATCCCTATCTCGATAACAACCTAAATCCGATTACCGACGCCGAACTCGGTGAAATCGTGCCTTCTGTTCGAAAATCCCGTATTATTGATATTACCGAGTCTCCTCTCGTTCCTGCCTCGGAGCTTCGTACAAAACTCGATATCCTCCTCCGTGGTGGGGAGTTGGATAGTGGTCTTCCTATCCTACGTGATAGCATTCTTGTCGGGTTTATCCCTGCTCCCGAGCTTGAATTCGCGCTTGATAAACTAGAAACAGAAGATGCGATGTGCTTGATGTCAATGCACTCAACATGGGCTGGCTGGAGCAGTGTCGAAGAGCAGGAGGGATTCGAACCGACGGATTTTACGCCTTACATTGACCCG TCCCCTGTGGCACTGGATGTTCATTCCCCGATCAACCTTGTTTATCAATGCTTTGTGAAACTAGGCCTACGATACATGTGTGTACTCCGTGACGGAAAATATGCTGGCCTGGTTCACAAAAAATGGTTCGTGAAATTTATGAAAGAAACCCACAAGTCCGAAGAAGCATGA